The Eikenella corrodens genome segment TGCCGCGCCACGGCGGCGATTTCTTCATCATCGGTCGACACCGCCACACGCACAAAGCAGCCGCTCTCCAGCGCCGCTTCGATGGAATAGGCAATCATCGGCTTGCCGTTGAATGGCTTGATGTTTTTGCGCGGAATGCGTTTGCTGCCACCGCGGGCGGGAATGATGCAAAGGGTCATGGAGTAGCGGTTTCTGCCGGCCTTGGGGAAGGCGTGGCGAATACGGTTTATTACGGCGGGGATTATAGCTGATTTGGGCAGGTGGCCGCAGCGGTTTGCGATGGGTGCAGGCAGGGATTGCGGTGGCTGCAACAAGGGTTTCGGCGGTGCTTGGCATGGTATAGTGAATTAACAAAAACCAGTACAGCGTTGACTCGCCTTGCCGTAACGTGTGTACTGTCTGCGGCTCGCCGCCTTGTCCTGATTTTTGTTAATCCACTAAAATGTAAAATCCGCCCGTCTATCAAAAAGGCTACCTGGAACTTTTCAGGTAGCCTCAAATTTGTGTGCGGCGCTTCAAATATGCCGATACACCTCGTCAAACGGTAGACGGTAGCGTTCGCCCCAAATACCATGGCCTTCCTTGCGGATGCCGCAGGAAACAACCATGTTGATTTCTGCGCCGCGCGGCAGGTTCAGAATACGTTTCACGCGGTGGCTGTCCAGCCCTTCCATCGGGCAGGTGTCGTAGCCGGCTTCAGCCATGGCGAGCATAAAGGTTTGTGCCGCCAAGCCGCAGCTTTTGTGCACCACCACACGCATATCGGCTTCAGACACATAGCGCATCATCGGGCGGAACAGGCCGATGCTCCATGAGAGCATTTTGCGGAACGCACCGAGCAGGCCGAAGCAGCGGGCATAAACAAAGGGCATGAGCTTGTTGCGGTAGCCTTCTTCCGCCTGAATGCGTTTGGCCTGTTTTTCCGGCGGGCTGTTGCGTTGGATGTTGCCGCGCTCGAAATCGAGCACGGTTTGGGCGCGGCTGCGGTGCAGGTCTTGGCGGGTAACGAACACCACCATTTGCGGTGCGGTGGCGGCGGCTTTCTGCCCGAGGCAGGCTTCGGCGAGCTGCTTTAACACGGCAGCATCGGTAATGTGGTAGAACTCGTAAAGCTGCATATTGGAGCTGCTGGGGGCAAGCTGGGCGAGGCGCAGACATTGGCGCACGGTGTCGGCATCAATGGGTACGTCGCCGTAGTGGCGCACGGAGCGGCGGCGTTCGAGGGCTTGTTGCAGGGTCATGATTACTCCTTCAGGTAGCCTGAAAACATTATTTTAAACAATGCTCAAAATGATTGCATTAATCCTTGGCAAGCGCAGGCGGTAACCTTGCACCATTCGGCGCCTTACTCTGCCACCGGGCCGCTTTGAAACACCAGCCGCAAGTCTTCTCGGCAGCTGCCGGAGAGTGCCCACACGGCGGTATTCGGCATAGGCAGGGCGGTTTGAAAGGCACGGAAGGCAGCCATATCGGCAGGAGAGGCTACCTGAAAGCCTAAAAGTTTCCAGGCCAATAAGGCAATCCAAATCCCGTGGCCGAACAATAAGCTGCCATCGGGCAACTGATGCCATTGCTGCAAAAACGCTTCCAGCCGTGTATCGAAATCGGCAAAGCTGTCCGCGCCCTGCCCCACTCGCTCGTCCACATCGCCGCGCTGCCAATAGGCTTGGGCAAGAGGCTTGCGCTCGCCAGGGCTGAGCTTGGCGATCAAATCGAATGGCAGATAGGAAAATTCGTTTAAACAGGGCAACTCAGCGGGCTCGATGCCGTAGTGCCGGCAATAGGGCGCGGCAGTTTCGCGGGTGCGGCGCATTTGGGAGACGAACACCGAGCGGCTTGAGGGTTCGCCGTGCGGCGGCGCACTATTTTCTTGTGGGCTCAGCTCGCTGTGTTTGCTTTCAGGTAGTCTGGCAACAAGTTCGGCGGCTTGGCGGCGGCCGATGTCGCTCAACGGAAGCTCGCAGTCGGGCAGCGGCGCACCGCCGGCGTTGGCGTGGCTTTGGGCATGGCGGATGAGGTAGAGAGTTTTCATGTGTTTCTGTCCTATCTCATAAGGATAGTTTTCAGGTAGCCCACAATCAAAGCAACCACTCCACGCCCTGCCAAATCAAGGCATAACGGGCAAACTTACCCACCGCCAGCGCTGCCGTGCATGCCCACGCGTTCAAACGCAGCCAGCCGGCAGCCAGGGGCAAAGCATCGCCAGCCACGGGCAGCCAAGCCAAAAGCAGCAACCATGCGCCATACCGCCGCCGCAGGCTCACGGCTCGGGGAGACAGTTTGCTTTGGCCGCGCTCCGGCAATTGGCAGCCGATCCAATAGGAAGTGAAGCTGCCCAAGGTGTTGCCGCTGCCTGCCGCCAGCCAGGCCGCCCACGCGGCTTCTGGGCGCTGCCATAAGAAGGCGGCAAACGCGGCCTCGGACGTACCGGGCAGCAGCGTGGCGGAAGTGAAAGCGGAAAACCACAGCGCGGCGAGTAGGGAGAAATCAGACATCATCAATGGCGTTGCAGGCTAGCTGAAAAATGAAAATAAGGTTTCCGAAAAAAGCCGAGTTGCGGCGCAGCTAAAACCAGAGTACCCAAGCAAGCAGCCCAGCGGTTTAAGCTATAATCAGGGCTGCATTTTACAAGGAAACCGCCATGCCCCACACCCTGCCCCGCGGCCTCTACCGCCACTACAAAGGCAATCTCTACGAACTGCTGCACACAGCGCGGCACAGTGAAACAGAAGAGCCGCTGGCGGTATACCGCGCGCTCTATGGCGACTACGGCGTGTGGGTGCGCCCGCTGGCGATGTTTGCGGAGGAAGTGGCCACGGACAACGGCTCTGTGGCACGGTTTGCGCTGGTGAAGGCGTTCGACTGACGGCTGAAACACCGAAGGCTACCTGAACATACGGCGCAATGCAGTAAAAATACGTTGGCTGCATTTCAGGTAGCCTTTATTGCGTTTTGCAGGCTACCTGAAAATGCCTACTTGCTTCTGCACCCAGCCGGCTTATAACCGGCAGCAATTTCCATAAAAGTAATCATTCTTTCACAAAATGCCGTGTGCTTGATACAGTTTGCCAACGTTGAACTGCCGATAAGGACAAGCCATGAATTTTGTAAAACCGGAACATTTGCGCGACTTCTACCCCCATGAAATTTTGCAGGATTCTCTGCAAAAAGCTCAGGCAAAATCAGGCTCGAGCCTGAAAACGCTGGCGATTTTGAGCTTTCTGGGCGGCGGTTATGTTGGCTTCGGCTATTTGGCGTTTTTAAAAGTGGTTACCGGCATTCCGCCCGAATGGCCGGGCCTGGCCAACTTGCTGGGCGCGGCCGTGTTCCCTATCTGTCTGATTTGTATTTTGATTGGCGGCGGCGAGCTGGCCACGGGCAATATGATGCTGATGGGGCTGGGCTGGTTTGGCAAAAGAATCAATGTGGCCAACCTGATGCGCAACTGGCTGATTGTGAGCTTGGGCAATTTGGCCGGTGCTTTGTGTATGGCGTATTTCCTCGGGCATTTCGTGGGCTTGACCGAAGGCGTGGCGGCGGCGAAAACCGTTGCCATTGCCGAAGCCAAGGTGGGCATGAGCTTTGGCCGTTCGTTTGTGTCGGCCATTGCCTGCAACTGGATGGTGTGCATGGGTATTTGGTTTTATTTCGGCGCGAAGCAGACTTCGGGGCGAATTTTGGCGATGTGGTTTCCGGTGATGACCTTTGTGCTGATTGGGCTGCAACACTTTGTGGCCAATATGTTTATCATCCCGGCCGGCATTTTTGCGGGAGCGAATGTGTCGTGGGGGCAGTTTTTTGCCAATATGATTCCCGTGTTTCTAGGCAATGTGGCCGGCGGCACGGCGTTTGTGGCGGCTTCGTATCTGCACGCGTATAAGCATTTATTGAAAGACGATTATTCGATTTAGCTGTCATACCATGCGGTTAAAAGGCTACCTGAAAACCGGTTTCAGGTAGCCTTTGTCGTGTTTGCGGTCACTAGCTGAAAGCCCGCTCCAATGCTTCCACTACTTTATCCTGTTCGGCTTCGGTCAGCCCGAAATACAGCGGGATGCTGATTGCGCCAGCGTAGTAGGCTTCGGCGGCAGGGAAGTCGCCCGGCTTAAAGCCGAAGTGTTGGCGGTAATAAGGCTGGGTGTGCACGGGAATGTAGTGCACATTGGCGCCGATGCCGTTTTGCCGCAGGAAGTCGAACACCTGGCGGCGTGTTTTGCCGCTGTCGGCGCGCACTTGCGCGGGATAGAGGTGCAGGGCGGAGCGGTTTTGCGGGTTGCGCTGCGGCAGAATAAGCGGCAGGTGGGCAAGCAGGCGGTCGTATCGCGTGGCCAGATCGTGGCGGCGGGCGACGAATTCGTCGATGCGGGTCATCTGGCTCACGCCGAGGGCGGCTTGCAGTTCGGTCATGCGGTAGTTGTAGCCGAGGTCGATTTGCTGGTAATACCAAGCGCCGTCCGGCTCTTGAGCCATTTCTTCGGGATTGCGGGTGATACCGTGGCTGCGTAGCAGGGCGAGTTTGGCCGCAAGCTCCGAGCTGTTGGTGAGGGCGGCACCGCCTTCGGCAGTGGTGATGATTTTGACGGGGTGGAAACTGAATACGGTGATGTCGCTATATTGGCAGTTACCAACTTTGCCGCCCTGATAACTACCGCCGACGGCGTGGGACGCGTCTTCGATGATTTTGAAACCGTATTCTTTTGATAGTTCGTGTATTTTCCGCATATCGCAGGGTTCGCCCGAGAAGTGAACCGGCACAACGATTTTGGGCAGGCTACCTGAAACTTTGGCTGCTTTCAGCTTGGCTTCCAGCGCGGCGGGGGACATATTCAGCGTGTTCGGATCAATATCTACAAAATCCACGTCTGCGCCGCAATAGCGGGCACAGTTGGCGGAGGCGGTGAAGGTGATGGGGGATGTCCACAGGCTGTCGCCTTTGCCTAAGCCGAGGGCGAGGCAGGCGAGATGCAGGGCGGAAGTGGCACTGTTTACGGCCACGGCATGCTGCGCTCCGCAGTAGTTTTTCAAGCTGTCTTCAAAGGCAGGCACTTGCGAGCCTTGGGTAAGGAAGTCGGATTGGAGCACACGCACAACGGCGGCAATGTCGGCTTCGGAAATGGTTTGGCGGCCGTAGGGGATCATTTGGAGTCCTTGAGTTGGATAGATGGGATTTGTTGTGGAAATGGCTTTTCTGATGCGTAGCTGCTGGGATTTTATTTTCAGGTAGCCTGTACGAATGCAGGCTACCTGAAATTAGGTTTTAATTATTGCCCATATTCTCGTTTATCATCGGCTGCTCCTGCTCTATTTGCTGAGGTTGTTGCTGCTGCATAGGAACAGGGGAAACTCGTGGCTGAGTAACTGTTGTAGGAGCTCCTTGTTTTACACCACTTCGTCCTAACAATTGATCAATGACAGGTTCCATTTTGGTTTGTGTAGAAGCAAATTTTGTCAATGCCAGACCGCCACCGCCTCGCAAATGATATTCTGCCTGCGCAATTTGTCTTCCTTCTTTCCAAAGATATAATTCGGCATGTGATAGGTAAGTAGTTACGTCCCAAGAACGCAAAGCAGTATAAGTCATAGAATAAACACAACCTTGTGCTGATTTATTTTCTACAACTTGCGACTGAATATTATGATATGCCAACCGATTTTGCAGTACGCTAACAAAATCTCTAACCTGCACACGCGGGTTATTCTCAATACAGATTTCCCTGATATCTTCAGCTGCACTAACAGGTTGAACCGTAATCGATGTACATGCAGAAAGGACGGTTGCTCCTAGCAATGCTGCCAAAAGTCTCTTTTGATTTGAATACATAATTTTCTCCTTTAAATGTCTCCATCATAAAATTCAGGCTACCTGAAAATTGTTCAACTAGTTTTAACTTCATTGAAGCTGCTCTTTCAGGTAGCCTTCTCTATCAAATCGCGCCGATTTTCTCTTTGTTCGCCGCAATCCACGCCTGCAATTCCTCCCGCGTCATCCATTCCGTGTTGTTGTCGCTGGCATACACGAAGCCTTCGGGCACTTTCACGCCGTTTTTAATGCGCTCGGGCGTTTCGTCCCAGCCGTTGATGGCGGGCAGGATTTTGAAGTGTTCGGGGTATTCGTAGGTGTGGAACGAGTCTTCCGCGCCAATCATCTGCTCGTGCAGTTTTTCACCTGGGCGGATGCCGACGGTTTCCTGCGCGCATTCGGGGGCGGCGGCGGCGGCCAAATCGCAAATGTTCATGGACGGGATTTTTTTCACATAAATTTCGCCACCCACCATGTCGTCAAACGCGTGCCACACCAGCTCCACGCCCTGTTCCAGCGAAATCATGAAGCGGGTCATGCGCGGGTCGGTAATCGGCAGCGTGCCGCGTGCGCGCTGGGTGAGGAAAAACGGGATTACCGAGCCGCGCGAGCCCATCACGTTGCCGTAGCGCACCACGGCGAAGCGGCAGCCGTGTTCGCCGGAATAGGCGTTGCCGGCCACGAAGAGTTTGTCGCTGGCGAGTTTGGTGGCGCCGTATAAATTGACAGGGCTGCTGGCTTTGTCGGTGGACAGGGCGACGACGCGCTTCACGCCTTTGTCGATGCAGGCGTCAATCAGGTTCATTGCGCCGTTGATGTTGGTTTTCACACACTCGAACGGGTTGTATTCGGCGGTGGGGACGATTTTGGTGGCGGCGGCATGGACGACGTAATCCACGCCGTCAAGCGCGCGGTAGAGGCGGTCTTTGTCGCGTACGTCGCCGATGAAGAAGCGCACGCGTTTGTCGCCCTGAAATTTTTTCGCCATTTCCCACTGCTTCATTTCGTCGCGGGAGAAGATGATGATTTTCTTGGGATTGTATTTGGCTAGGGTCATGGGCACGAAGGTGTTGCCGAACGAGCCGGTGCCGCCGGTTACGAGGATGGTGGAATTAGAAAGCATGGATAACCTGTTGTTTTAGCTTAATAGGACAGCTGATTCCACCGCAAAATCATCTTAATGGAAACAGCGTAATATGAAGTGGCGGATTATAGCACCGGCATCCAACGGCTTCTATCGTGCCGCAGGCTACCTGAAAAGTGGCAGCACAGCCTCTCCAAACTACACTTATAGCCGTGCCAAAGTAGGAATAACAGTATATAGACTCCCCCACGTTACTCCTCTTTAGAGTAGCCATGCATTACAATGATGCTTTTCCCCTACTCCACCCTACCGCCTATGTCTGCCGCCCAAGACCTTACCCTGCTCCTCGTGCGTGACGCTGCCGAGCCGGAAATGTGGATAGACATTTGGGCACGCAGTTATCCGCTGGTGCAACAAGTATCTTGCGCTGCCGATGAAGGCATTGCCCAATGGCAAAGTAAAATCAACACAGCGTGGCGGCTTATTCCCGGCCAGGCCATGATTGTGGCACACGGCGCAGGCGTACCGGCCGTCATGGCCTGGCAGTTCCAAAATAGCATGCGCAGCCAACAACGCATTTGCGGCATGATTTTGGTCTCCCCCCTGCAATCTGCCTGCATGGATGATGAATGGCATACCTTGAAACGCGCCCGTACCAACTGCAAAGCCGCTTTAGTAATTGGGCAAGATGAAAATCCACTGTGCCCAACCGACTGGGCAAGCGATACCGCCACCATCTGGCAAGCCAGGCTGTTACGCGCACCGCAGTCCGGCCACCTCAACCAGCGCTTGGGCGGCTGGCAATGGGGCATGCGGCTGATGCAGGAAATGTTGTGGGATGACTAATATCCTTGGCGCTACGGGCAATACGGTTTTCAGGTAGCCTCTACACTCTTTGTTGCGTCTCGCATGCGTCAATTAAACCGGTATAAAATAAATATAATCGGTTGAAATTATGTATATTATCTCCACCAACGCCTGTCCAAACAATGTTAAACGGTAGCAACAATTGAAAGCTTATCTATATATACGGCTTTCCTCCCTGTCTTGCCTTACTGCAACAATGTATAGGGATTACGCCATAAATTCCGTTTCCGCTCAGGATAAACATTGACAGTAAACCGCTTAATCTTTAAAATTAAAGTTTTCTTATATTAATTTGGATTTTCCTGCTATGAAAACCTTCTCAGCCAAACCGCACGAGGTGAAGCGCGAATGGTATGTCATTGATGCCCAAGACAAAGTTCTGGGTCGCGTGGCTACCGAAGTCGCCCGTCGCTTGCGTGGCAAACACAAGCCCGAATACACCCCGCACGTAGATACTGGCGACTACATCATTGTAGTTAATGCCGGCAAGCTGCGTGTTACCGGTGATAAAAATGAAGGCAAAATCTACTACCGTCACTCTGGCTTCCCTGGCGGCATCTACCAGCGCACTTTCCGGGAAATGCAAGACAAATTCCCCGGCCGCGCTCTAGAACAAGCTGTTAAAGGCATGTTGCCTAAAGGCCCCTTGGGCTACGCCATGATCCGCAAGCTGAAAGTGTACGCTGGCAGCGAACATCAGCATGCCGCCCAACAACCCAAAGTATTGGAAATTTAAGGACACCATTTTATGAACGGTAAATACTACTACGGCACTGGCCGTCGCAAGAGTTCTGTAGCCCGTGTGTTCCTGCAAAAAGGTTCCGGTCAGATTGTGGTAAACGGTCGCCCCGTTGACGAATTTTTCGCTCGCGAAACCAGCCGCATGGTGGTGCGTCAGCCCTTGGTTCTGACTGAAAATGCTGAAGCATTCGATATTATGGTAAACGTGTGCGGCGGCGGCGAAACCGGCCAATCCGGTGCCATCCGTCACGGCATCACTCGCGCCCTGATCGACTATGATGCAGGTTTGAAATCTGCCCTCTCTCAAGCTGGCTTCGTTACCCGCGATGCCCGTGAAGTGGAGCGCAAGAAATTCGGTCTGCGCAAAGCACGTCGCGCCAAACAGTTCTCCAAACGTTAATTCGTTTATATTGCAAAAGAGCCGGCTTCCCCGGCTCTTTATTTATACACAAACATTTAAGAGGCTACCTGAAAATCTCAGGTAGCCTTAAATGCTTAAAGAATACTATTTATGACGCCCTACCTTGTTCACCTAGCTAGCTGCCGATTATCCAGGAGAAGGTAAGGCCGGACAGCGTGGTTTATACTGATTGCCACAGTGCCTACAATGTATTGGATGTTAGCGAGTTTAACCACTTGCACATCAATTACCGCACCTGTTTTGCAGACAGGCAAAACCACATTAACGGGATTGAGAACTTCTGGAGTCAGGTCAAACGTCATTTGCGTAAATTCAACGGCATTCCGAAAAAGCATTTCGAGCTGTATTTGAAAGAGTGCGAATGGCGATTTAACAACAATAAAATGAAATATCAAATTGCCATGTTAAAACAAATGGTAAAGGATAGTCTAACCTAGTTATCTAGGACAGCCCCTTATTATTTCTTATCCACGGAGTGTTAAAACACAGCCCCAAATAACAAACCCTTATGCATAGTTATTTAATATTGCCTCTATACCTTCCTCTCCAAATTCTTCATACAAGGGAGAAGATTTATCATTTAATGATTTTTGTAGCTGATAGATTGTTACAAACCAATCTTTATCTAAAGAATCAAATAGCGATTTCGCTTTTTTATTATGGGTATTAAATGCAAATACACCCCAGTCAACAGGGTAATACTGTGCTGCACACCAACTAAGATTATGCGGTATGATTACAACTCCTGTTAAATTAATCTCTTTCTCGTATATTATTTTGCCTATATCTGTTAAATTATTATTTGCTACATCCACATTGACCACAGGACTATCACTGACTGAAGTAAAAATATTTAATTCTAAATAATTATTTAAAATTAGAATATTGCTAAACTCATTTGCAAATTCTTTATCGCTAAATAATGGAAAATCAAAAAATAAAAATTTATTATAATTTAACTCTTTATTAAAGAAAAAGAAATCTGGAAATCTAAATTCATTTTTAGTCATAATGTCACTAAATTTTTTCATAAAATATCTCATATTTAATTATGCAAAATCGTATTTTATACCAACTCTCTCTCCATCAATCAACATTTCTGCTGATGGTAAACCTGTTTTCCCATTACGAATTCCTCCACATGTACTTCTTGGATAAAAAATTTATCTAACACAACCTTTCTCAAAATAGTAAACATTTGACTGATTGGTTGCATGCCATGAGAAACCATTTCTTTCTAGATTAATCATAGATTCTTCTTATGATATATTGGCAAAAATCTGAGTAGACGAATTTCTAGTAGTTCCGTTTTCAAATTGAGAACTATTTGCTCACATGTCATTATCAGCCATTTCAGCATATTCTCTATGCCTTTCCTTGATATTATTTGATCTATTATGATGATTACCATTATTCGGATCTGGGGGTATAGGCGCGCCTGCAGCAGCTACAGCCTGTTGGGGTTGTGTAGCAGTTGCTTTTGCTGGCTGATTTTGTTTTTGTCCTCCTTCATGAGACCCCGGCCCTTGATTAGCAGGAATGGTATTGAGATGTGAATATGAAATACTATACAGAGCCCCTGTGGTAGCTAGTTGGATTCCAGTAGCCGTTGCCGGCTGCGCGGCTCATATAGCGCCGCCTTGGCCACTTCGCCGCCGGCGGCCACCGTGAGATAGGTTTGATGCAATCCGCACGGCTTGCCCGCCGTATCGCGGTAAACCGCCACCATAGCGGGAAAACGCCCGATAACCCGCCCCGCGTGCCAATAGGCCAAACGCGGATGCAGGCGCAAATCGCCGCTTATCGGCAACTGCTCCGGATAGGGAATGCCGCGCCCGTGCAGATAATCCGCAATCAGCCGGCTGCCGTTCCACGGCTCGCATTCGCCCCATAACTCATGATTTGGCCTTCTTCAGGCTGCAAACCGCCCTGCCTAGTGCCAAAACGTGCGCTAGGCGGCCTGATTTGCGAAATTAAGGGGATAGAATGGAAAGATAGGGCAATTACTGCCGCACGGCCTAAACGCGCTATAAACGCAAATTTAAGCCGTTTACCGCGCATTTATCGCTTGCGGTGTTTATGCCGGTTGCTTGCGGCGGCAGGCTGCCGGGCTGGCGTTTGGCTGCGCCGGTAGGCCAGCGGATTGCCCGACACCAGCCAAGGCCAAGCTACCGTATTGGCGGATAGCTGCACCCTTTGCGGAAAATCCGGGTCGTACCGCGCCTTGTCTTTCGGATTGCACTTGGCATAAATCGCCGCCCGGCTCAAGCCTGTAATCGCCATCACATCGGGCAGGCGCAACATTCGCATCGTAATATTTTCCATGTTTCTTGCTCTCCAAATTAAAATGCCCGTGTATCTCGTTGCTGCTAAATAGCAGTGAAATACACGGGCAAAAATATAGCCGCCCGAATAGGCGGCCGGAATGGCTGATAACAAGCCTTTATCCATGGACAAGAACAAGCTTTCATCCATGGCATAGCAGCTTACTTTTTCTTTATACCTTCTACTTTCTCTTCAATGCCTTGTAGCTTTTTTCGGCAGGTCGCATAAGGGGATATTTCCCGATTGATAACAGTTTTTCTTTGCCGCCTACGCGGTATTTCAAGCGCCACAGTTTGCCGCCTGCCGGGGTAACTTGCAGATACAGCCCGCCACCGTCAGCCAGCTTGTAGGCTTTGGCGGCAGGCTTGGCATTCTTGATTTGGCGGTCGGTTAGCGGCATTTTGGGGGTATTTTTTCGGCGGTATTTCTAAGATACCCCCCAATATACCCCCAAAATTCTGTTGCTTCAATGCAATTCGGATAGACGGCGGTAGATACCAAACAAGCCCTAAACATAGCTAGAAGCCTTGCTGGGCTTGGGTCTTGTAGATTCGGATAGACGGCGTTAGACAAAAAAATAACCGCTAAAATGCGGTTAGTGGTGGCCAGAGGCAGGATCGAACTGCCGACACACGGATTTTCAATCCGTTGCTCTACCAACTGAGCTATCTGGCCACTATTGAAGTTCGCTATTACACCAGTTATTCCAATCTGAGTCAAGCCTTTTCAGTAAAATATTTTTATTAATTAACGAACATATTATTTTATCACATACTTTTTCAGGTAACCTTTCACTGCTTGTCTCCAGCCTGTTCCTGCCGCACATGGTGCATTGCCAAACTGA includes the following:
- a CDS encoding nitroreductase family protein, with protein sequence MTLQQALERRRSVRHYGDVPIDADTVRQCLRLAQLAPSSSNMQLYEFYHITDAAVLKQLAEACLGQKAAATAPQMVVFVTRQDLHRSRAQTVLDFERGNIQRNSPPEKQAKRIQAEEGYRNKLMPFVYARCFGLLGAFRKMLSWSIGLFRPMMRYVSEADMRVVVHKSCGLAAQTFMLAMAEAGYDTCPMEGLDSHRVKRILNLPRGAEINMVVSCGIRKEGHGIWGERYRLPFDEVYRHI
- a CDS encoding histidine phosphatase family protein is translated as MKTLYLIRHAQSHANAGGAPLPDCELPLSDIGRRQAAELVARLPESKHSELSPQENSAPPHGEPSSRSVFVSQMRRTRETAAPYCRHYGIEPAELPCLNEFSYLPFDLIAKLSPGERKPLAQAYWQRGDVDERVGQGADSFADFDTRLEAFLQQWHQLPDGSLLFGHGIWIALLAWKLLGFQVASPADMAAFRAFQTALPMPNTAVWALSGSCREDLRLVFQSGPVAE
- a CDS encoding YqaA family protein encodes the protein MSDFSLLAALWFSAFTSATLLPGTSEAAFAAFLWQRPEAAWAAWLAAGSGNTLGSFTSYWIGCQLPERGQSKLSPRAVSLRRRYGAWLLLLAWLPVAGDALPLAAGWLRLNAWACTAALAVGKFARYALIWQGVEWLL
- a CDS encoding DUF1653 domain-containing protein translates to MPHTLPRGLYRHYKGNLYELLHTARHSETEEPLAVYRALYGDYGVWVRPLAMFAEEVATDNGSVARFALVKAFD
- a CDS encoding formate/nitrite transporter family protein: MNFVKPEHLRDFYPHEILQDSLQKAQAKSGSSLKTLAILSFLGGGYVGFGYLAFLKVVTGIPPEWPGLANLLGAAVFPICLICILIGGGELATGNMMLMGLGWFGKRINVANLMRNWLIVSLGNLAGALCMAYFLGHFVGLTEGVAAAKTVAIAEAKVGMSFGRSFVSAIACNWMVCMGIWFYFGAKQTSGRILAMWFPVMTFVLIGLQHFVANMFIIPAGIFAGANVSWGQFFANMIPVFLGNVAGGTAFVAASYLHAYKHLLKDDYSI
- the pseC gene encoding UDP-4-amino-4,6-dideoxy-N-acetyl-beta-L-altrosamine transaminase produces the protein MIPYGRQTISEADIAAVVRVLQSDFLTQGSQVPAFEDSLKNYCGAQHAVAVNSATSALHLACLALGLGKGDSLWTSPITFTASANCARYCGADVDFVDIDPNTLNMSPAALEAKLKAAKVSGSLPKIVVPVHFSGEPCDMRKIHELSKEYGFKIIEDASHAVGGSYQGGKVGNCQYSDITVFSFHPVKIITTAEGGAALTNSSELAAKLALLRSHGITRNPEEMAQEPDGAWYYQQIDLGYNYRMTELQAALGVSQMTRIDEFVARRHDLATRYDRLLAHLPLILPQRNPQNRSALHLYPAQVRADSGKTRRQVFDFLRQNGIGANVHYIPVHTQPYYRQHFGFKPGDFPAAEAYYAGAISIPLYFGLTEAEQDKVVEALERAFS
- a CDS encoding Sbal_3080 family lipoprotein translates to MYSNQKRLLAALLGATVLSACTSITVQPVSAAEDIREICIENNPRVQVRDFVSVLQNRLAYHNIQSQVVENKSAQGCVYSMTYTALRSWDVTTYLSHAELYLWKEGRQIAQAEYHLRGGGGLALTKFASTQTKMEPVIDQLLGRSGVKQGAPTTVTQPRVSPVPMQQQQPQQIEQEQPMINENMGNN
- the pseB gene encoding UDP-N-acetylglucosamine 4,6-dehydratase (inverting), whose amino-acid sequence is MLSNSTILVTGGTGSFGNTFVPMTLAKYNPKKIIIFSRDEMKQWEMAKKFQGDKRVRFFIGDVRDKDRLYRALDGVDYVVHAAATKIVPTAEYNPFECVKTNINGAMNLIDACIDKGVKRVVALSTDKASSPVNLYGATKLASDKLFVAGNAYSGEHGCRFAVVRYGNVMGSRGSVIPFFLTQRARGTLPITDPRMTRFMISLEQGVELVWHAFDDMVGGEIYVKKIPSMNICDLAAAAAPECAQETVGIRPGEKLHEQMIGAEDSFHTYEYPEHFKILPAINGWDETPERIKNGVKVPEGFVYASDNNTEWMTREELQAWIAANKEKIGAI
- a CDS encoding alpha/beta hydrolase, with the translated sequence MMLFPYSTLPPMSAAQDLTLLLVRDAAEPEMWIDIWARSYPLVQQVSCAADEGIAQWQSKINTAWRLIPGQAMIVAHGAGVPAVMAWQFQNSMRSQQRICGMILVSPLQSACMDDEWHTLKRARTNCKAALVIGQDENPLCPTDWASDTATIWQARLLRAPQSGHLNQRLGGWQWGMRLMQEMLWDD
- the rplM gene encoding 50S ribosomal protein L13; this translates as MKTFSAKPHEVKREWYVIDAQDKVLGRVATEVARRLRGKHKPEYTPHVDTGDYIIVVNAGKLRVTGDKNEGKIYYRHSGFPGGIYQRTFREMQDKFPGRALEQAVKGMLPKGPLGYAMIRKLKVYAGSEHQHAAQQPKVLEI
- the rpsI gene encoding 30S ribosomal protein S9, whose translation is MNGKYYYGTGRRKSSVARVFLQKGSGQIVVNGRPVDEFFARETSRMVVRQPLVLTENAEAFDIMVNVCGGGETGQSGAIRHGITRALIDYDAGLKSALSQAGFVTRDAREVERKKFGLRKARRAKQFSKR
- a CDS encoding DUF7146 domain-containing protein translates to MIADYLHGRGIPYPEQLPISGDLRLHPRLAYWHAGRVIGRFPAMVAVYRDTAGKPCGLHQTYLTVAAGGEVAKAALYEPRSRQRLLESN
- a CDS encoding AlpA family phage regulatory protein → MDESLFLSMDKGLLSAIPAAYSGGYIFARVFHCYLAATRYTGILIWRARNMENITMRMLRLPDVMAITGLSRAAIYAKCNPKDKARYDPDFPQRVQLSANTVAWPWLVSGNPLAYRRSQTPARQPAAASNRHKHRKR
- a CDS encoding Arm DNA-binding domain-containing protein → MPLTDRQIKNAKPAAKAYKLADGGGLYLQVTPAGGKLWRLKYRVGGKEKLLSIGKYPLMRPAEKSYKALKRK